TGGTACCACTTGCAGGGTTTCATAAAGTGATGGAGGGCATTGAAAAGGCTATTGAAATGGGCTACAATCCAGTCAAGGTAATTTACCTGCCTTAAAACATCTGAATTGATAATtccttttaatgtaaaaaagtaGTCATGTCTATGATTAAAGCTTTAAAATTATACAGAAGTACTCAGAAAGTGTCACATGCTAGAGCTCATGAAACCACTTTAGGGCATTTATTACCACCTTTCTAGCAACAATTATAAACCAGCTTGTCGTAAATATTCATAAGTTGTCTTTTTGCACTGTAACATTGGAAACCtcagttatttgtttattgtggTAAAGTGTTGTCTCTCTTCTCAGGTGAACTGTGTGGTCATGAGAGGTTTGAATGAAGATGAATTGACTGACTTTGTGTCACTGACAGAGAGGAAACCATTGGATGTGAGATTCATAGAGTACATGCCTTTTGATGGTAAGATTATGTTATCTAAAGTCAAAGAGAGAAATCTACATTGTACACTTAGCCCATCTTACAGGTTGTAGTATAATTGGCACGGTTGTAAAGGTTGCAGTTTCTGCCCCAGTTCTCTAATCGTATTAGTAGTGCAGATTATTCTCTTTCCAGGTCAGTGAGATTTAGTGTACCTCAGGATTTATATTCATAACACAGTCCACGTTCTGTTGATGTTTTAGATGAAGGACCACCAAAGTCATATTCCTTCACTACTAAACAGGTTTAATAATGTGCAGAAACAAGTTCCAGTTCCTTTTGCTGTAAACAGTGACAATGAAGAGATTAAGGGACAAATTCAACACATTTCTCTTTGTGAGTCTGGAAGGCAGAAATTTTATGAAGCCAGTTGCATAAGCAGATATGGCGCCACTGTTACAGGTTTTTGCTCTGGGGGCAAATAGTACAGCagtcactaaaaataacaaactgTTTAGCCGTTTATGACTTATCTAAACAATGACCTCACATCACCTGATTCAGGTGAAACTATGAAAGACTACAGGGAAgaaattaaatagttaaatatagAATCCAACAATGAAAAGACAAAAGACTTTTTTGGTAAgactaataaacaaaaaaaaaataaacaaaaactgacattttgactggttttactaagtgtttttcttttcggAGTAtgtatttacactaagtgcaaacagCCCACCTTGTTGGCAgaagctatttacactaactccgcccacgaACGTGTGATTGGAATAGTCAACACCTCAAAAGACCCCCCCTAAACAACAGCTAAAGTGGCTCAGTTTGGTAAAGCGCCTACCATAGTCTTTATCGAATCTGCCTATTggctaactttttttctcttttcaaatctcatatcataTCAGAAAGgcagttattttcaataaaaatgaaggaaatatctgaaaagttgaaaataaagtatcagtTAGGGTTATTAGTTAGGAATaggctttattgtcccaataaggtggcatccatttaataatttgaattaaaactataatttaaaCTCAATACGTTATTATTGCATAACGTTGTaataatgtacaatactgaGGGACAGATAATTGCTTCTTTTTGcaataagtattataaatagcaaaaataaagtgtaaatagAACCCATTGctgtttgcacttagtgtaaatagcctccaATGCTATTTTACTTGTATTGTACTTGCAGTAAAACACTTTAAGATTTGCTTAAAGTATTAATATCTCTTCACACATGATGTGCCTTCCtaagatttctttttaaaatctttttaataacCTGCTGTTTAATGTATGTCtggaaaaacatttctgcatacAAGAATGTAAATCAGCTGAATGTTGTTTAAGTATCTTCACACACTGGCTGTCTCTATAGGTAACAGATGGAACTTCAAGATGATGGTGAGTTATCAGGAGATGCTGGATTGTATAAAGCAAAAATGGCCCAATCTGGAGCCTGTGCCTGGAGAGGAAACGGATACAGCCAAGGTCAGCCCAGCTCCAGACTGCTAAATAAATCACTGGCCATGAATCGTTCTCAATGATAAATTCTCATTGGAGCCaatttgaattttcttttttgagggTAAAGTTATCAGGTTTTTGCTATGTTACTGTgcagtttttattcattgatCTGTAAATGttgaacatttttataacttttcATACTCATGTTATTAGTAGACCAAGAGACTTCAATAAAAACATTCCTTTTGTAATCTTGCATTGTCTTCGTAAGGCTGTAGAATCATTTAAGCAGATAAGCCtcctgtgtgtttctgtgttgtCTGCTCACAGGCATTTAGAGTACCAGGATTTCAGGGCCAGCTGGGCTTCATTACCTCCATGTCGGACAATTTCTGTGGCTCCTGTAACCGCCTGCGCATCACGGCTGATGGCAACCTTAAGGTACgtagtgtttgtatgtgtgatGTTCCTTACACTGATATGCCTTGCATTTAAGCTTTTTTAGTAAGCTGTCTGATCtgtgttggtttgtttttatgtatgtgtCTGTCGGTACACCATCAGGTTTGTTTGTTCGGAAATTCAGAGGTGTCTTTGAGGGATTTTCTGCGCTCTGGAGCAACTGAAGAGGAACTACTGCACATCATAGGGGCAGCAGTCGGGAGGAAGAAGAAACAGCATGCAGGTAAAGACAAACACACTCTGACACATCAGTTCAGCTGTCCAGCAAATGATTCCAAACTACTaaagaatataaaatgtattcaacatTACATTATGTcttattaattgtttatttactttgtatttaatataagtCTTTTTCTGCAGGGATGCTCAGTATATCTCAGATGAAGAACAGGCCAATGATTCTCATTGGTGGGTGATGCGGCTGTACGTAATACACTTCCCATCTCACTCACTATATTGTTAATTGGGGTGTGTTGaatatctcaatattttttgggaTTAGATTAGATAAAAGAATATTttgcagtttgtttttgttcttgtaCCTTGACTGGTTTATGCCTGTTGTGGACAGCTGACATCCCAAAGCTTTtcatattcttcatattctgtgtaCTTATTAGTTCATAGTGACAATGACAGAAATTAACTCTTTCATTAAGAGTTGATATTTGCCACCGTAAATAGACTTTTCCTGGAGTATTTTTTACCATTGTTacagatcaaattaaatcagtatcaacaaaatcaATTTTTGCACTGCGGAAATTAcaattgcataaataatgtagagataaatgtttaaaaaaaatattttgaatattgaaataagaaaaaagaaattaggACATTCTGACTGCGTTGTACCAGGCTTTAAGCAGTGAAAGTTTTGCAAAGTCCACACTGTTACAACagaaattgcaatattattctAGATGATATATTGCACACCCTATCAACAAGCacaatttttcatatatatagtttttcacCCACCCTGTTTAGGTTAACTTGTATACATTTTACCAAATTACCATCTGTGGGGGATTCACCTTTAGAACATATTGTATTGTTGAATATGTGTGTCCTTGTTTACAGGTGGAAACTGCAGCTGGCTGCTGCCAGTACCTCTGTTTAGCAGCAGTCAGAGGCAGCATCTTCCTCTGATCCACTGCATGGATTCAGCAGCCACTGCTACAACTCAGTCATTAACAAATTACATTCAACACTTTCATGATAATGCCCATCAGGACTACACAAGCACTTTTGTTAATGATCCACTATGTTTGATTCCTCCTTGTAAAAAGCATAATCAACCAAGGTTTCATTCTATGAAAAGATTGAACAATCGAAGACAAAGTCGTGCAGCCTCAGAGGCCAGTTGCAGTGAAGTGATGAGCGAATCTTATCATCAAGTGAATACTGGTGCCTTAAAAAAACGCACATCTCTCATCGTTTATACGCACAATTTGCGCTGGGGGTCTCGGTCACCACTGCTGCAAACCAAAACATTTCCTCCCATCCTTTTTCTTAGTGCACTACTCTCAACATCCAAATTTAGAGATTCAGCTCTCCATTTTGCACGATACTGCTACAGCAAAACCCCTGAATGTgggtttgatttaaaaataccgCATACAGATGGACAGTCCTCCAGCCTTGATGGAACCTCTGATCAGTTGACCCACACTGATGCACAGGGTAAAGCCTCCATGGTCAATGTGGGTGGTAAGGCAGTAACTTGTCGCACAGCCATGGCTTGTGGCAAGGTCATCCTGGGcccaaaagcttttaatttggTGCATGCCAACCAGCTTGCCAAGGGCGATGCACTAGCAGTAGCACAGCTAGCGGGCATCATGGGTGCCAAGCAGACGTCATCTCTCATTCCCCTCTGCCACATGCTTCCTCTTGACCACGTCTCCGTTACCATAGAGCTGCTGGAGGAAGAACATGCTGTCATCGTCAAGGCAACTTGCCAAACCACTGGCTGCACAGGAGTGGAGATGGAGGCCCTGACTGCCGTTGCGGTAGCCATGCTAACCCTCTATGACATGTGCAAGTCAGTCAGCCGTGACATTGTTATTACTGACATCAAGTTGCTTAGCAAGACGGGCGGACAGAGAGGTGATTTTCATCGCTCACCTGATTCCTAAAAAACACATAAGCTACAGGCTACATCTCACCTGTAGCTAGAATATTTAATTCTTCTCTCTAGAATGACATCAGTTCTCTGTAACAAAATGTGCCTTCAGATGCTTCTAGCTAATCTATCTATTGTCATTTTAACTATTCCTGTGTCCATGCCCAGCATGAATGTGATTTATTCAAGTAAGCGCCATTTACTTGACATATGAATAATACTTCATTTTGGTCTAgatttattttgataatgataatgcagctaattataatgcatttggTAAAGCTGTCAAAGTTTTCATCAGTTGAGCAAACTTGTATTTGCTCTGAAAAGTGTTTGTATGCCtgagcaaaaacaaacagtaaaaaatgaTTATCCTTTGAGTGTGCTGTCCTTTAAAGCTATAACACAACTCACCTGACAGTGTAAAggtgtccaaaatgcagttttatataGTGCTGCAGGTATTACACATTTTACAGGTCAAAACCCAGgaataaacattttagcatttctgGTTCCATGGTTTTGatcttttatgtttatttggtTAAATGCCTAAAATAAGATCCTAAATTAAGATACTTCCATGTTTtattctataataataaatacatcagTATTACCCCCTTGGgatttttcaaacttttacttGTTTTGAAAAGTGCTTTTGCCAACAAGTGGCTAAATGGGATTACAGAGAACTTCCAGTACACTAAAAGTCATCAGACCAAACAGAAAATGCACCTACTCTCTAGTGCACTTTAACAGCTTAGTTGTGTTAATAATTATGCTCTTGCAAACTATACAGACTTCATTGCTATTTTTCTGTTATACAAAACTGAATATGAACACTGGCATATGCCAGAATGCTGTTCATCATAATGTTCtaatataattaatgttaacaatgTGTAATATGCTCCATGTCTTAACTGCAATAGTTGGTTTGgataaaatgtttgaatgatAAATGTTTGGTAGTTTGGTATGTGTTTTATAATCGACAGTCATGCCCAAAACAGTGACGTGCTAGGAACTTCCGTATGTTGGACGACAAATTGTTTGATTTGTCAGATTTGTAACTGTGGTTCTTTGCGTGATCAGAAGAGGGCAGTGTTTCACCATGAGAAACACTGGAAATATGCTGTCGTGAGAACTGCAGTTACTAAACGGAAAGACGTCTGCCTAGGATATTAATAGCAAACATTAGACACGTGATTTAAGAGCCAGCTGTAACCCAAATTAAAAGGTTTACGCAGATGTCAGTGaaacaagtttatttttaaccTACAAAATGTCACATGGAAAGGTGGTCAGGTGGAGAGATTTAGGGTCGgaccataaacaaacaaatatatataaatgaaaggCTTGTCATTCTCATACAAACTATCCAACAAACATCAATCACAATATAGTTATACCATTTCTTTCATAATGCTGTGTGTACATACAAAATATAGCAAACTAAATAAGGCAAATAAATAGAGCTTCAATTTACAGGGGGTGAAAACAATCCTCATTTCCACATTCttcaaacttcactttttctttctttttctttctttctttctttctttctttctttctttttttctctcaaatgattatgatgatgtacaaaatatttgaaaactaCACATATATGAGGCCCCTGTCAAATCAACCTTTAAAATTGTGCACTTGGCACAAATACAACCTGTGAAAATTACGGGTGGAGTATTCCATGAACATGTTCAAAGTGTGATGCGTTTCATGTCACAGGTAATAATATACCAACATTATCAGAGAACCACACCTGTGCACACTCAAGTCAATAGGAGAAACATCAAGTGCGTTATTGAACCAAGCAGAAGTGGGAAGCAAGACATCTTTCAAAAATAGGCCTATCTAAAATACAAAAGTGAGTGATACATTTAGACAGTTGGCATGGTGTTTTCAGATGCAGTCTTTTATCTTGTAACGTACCAAAGATAATCAATTTCCTTTGCCATTCATATCGCAGTTCATAtctatataattacatattcaATCCACAATAATCAAAGAGTTGAAACGGACAGTTTTATAAAACAATGGAACACAGATTACTGGGTAAATATACACCTTATCTATGCAGGTCTGATTttgtaactaaaaaaatatacttagattttctcttttttttctttttctttttttttcagcctttGGCTCCTCAGGTTTGTGATGCAGGAAAA
Above is a genomic segment from Labeo rohita strain BAU-BD-2019 chromosome 17, IGBB_LRoh.1.0, whole genome shotgun sequence containing:
- the mocs1 gene encoding molybdenum cofactor biosynthesis protein 1 isoform X1 — translated: MALNCSTFSRLILRAHTAAEACTKRVIQQTCGRYRVCRWYSGVTHEENRLEKVREHMVPGSHRQVLKDVLPFSAFLMDSFGRRHNYLRISLTEKCNLRCQYCMPQEGVTLTPRSQLLTAEELLILARLFVREGVNKIRLTGGEPLIRPDVLHIITELRKLEGLKTIAVTTNGMNLTRMLPNLKKAGVDLLNISLDTLVPAKFEFIARRKGFHKVMEGIEKAIEMGYNPVKVNCVVMRGLNEDELTDFVSLTERKPLDVRFIEYMPFDGNRWNFKMMVSYQEMLDCIKQKWPNLEPVPGEETDTAKAFRVPGFQGQLGFITSMSDNFCGSCNRLRITADGNLKVCLFGNSEVSLRDFLRSGATEEELLHIIGAAVGRKKKQHAGMLSISQMKNRPMILIGGNCSWLLPVPLFSSSQRQHLPLIHCMDSAATATTQSLTNYIQHFHDNAHQDYTSTFVNDPLCLIPPCKKHNQPRFHSMKRLNNRRQSRAASEASCSEVMSESYHQVNTGALKKRTSLIVYTHNLRWGSRSPLLQTKTFPPILFLSALLSTSKFRDSALHFARYCYSKTPECGFDLKIPHTDGQSSSLDGTSDQLTHTDAQGKASMVNVGGKAVTCRTAMACGKVILGPKAFNLVHANQLAKGDALAVAQLAGIMGAKQTSSLIPLCHMLPLDHVSVTIELLEEEHAVIVKATCQTTGCTGVEMEALTAVAVAMLTLYDMCKSVSRDIVITDIKLLSKTGGQRGDFHRSPDS